The Athene noctua chromosome 3, bAthNoc1.hap1.1, whole genome shotgun sequence genome includes a region encoding these proteins:
- the TMEM19 gene encoding transmembrane protein 19 translates to MSYYQEDFFKEYLKMMANIIVLNLLICISLVFWIVSMTASTYYGTLRPISPWRWLFSVLVPLMIATQGFKKKSLDHSGALGGLVVGFILTVANYSFFTSLFVFFVTSSKLTKWKKDTKKQIDSEYKEGGQRNWVQVFCNGGVPTELAVLYMIENGPGEIPIDFSKQYTASWMCLSLLGALACSAGDTWASEIGTVMSKSKPRLITTWEKVPVGTNGAVTLVGLLSSLLGGMAVGIAYFITQLIFVTDLEISAPQWPIIVFGAASGLLGSIVDSYLGATMQYSGFDQNIGMVVNHQTKDSKHISGKPILDNNTVNLFSSIIIALVLPGVAWFFWPRG, encoded by the exons ATGTCCTATTACCAGGAGGATTTCTTCAAAGAGTACCTCAAGATGATGGCGAATATTATCGTCCTGAACTTGCTCATCTGTATTTCTCTGGTGTTCTGGATCGTGTCCATGACTGCAAGTACGTACTACG GTACTTTGCGACCCATTTCTCCATGGCGCTGGCTTTTTTCAGTCTTGGTTCCTCTAATGATTGCTACACAGGGTTTTAAGAAGAAGAGTCTTGATCACAGTGGTGCATTGGGAG GATTGGTGGTTGGATTTATCCTCACAGTTGCAAATTACAGTTTCTTCACCtctttgtttgtattttttgttaCTTCTTCAAAACTTACTAAATGGAAAAAAGATACAAAGAAGCAAATAGATTCAGAATACAAAGAAG GTGGACAGAGGAATTGGGTACAAGTATTCTGTAACGGTGGTGTTCCTACTGAGCTGGCTGTCTTATACATGATAGAAAATGGACCGGGTGAAATTCCTATCGACTTCTCAAAGCAATACACAGCATCATGGATGTGCTTATCCCTTTTGGGAGCTTTGGCATGCTCTGCTGGTGATACATGGGCTTCGGAGATTGGTACTGTTATGAGTAAAAGCAAGCCAAGGTTGATAACAACCTGGGAGAAGGTTCCAGTAG GTACCAATGGTGCAGTTACTTTAGTGGGCCTGCTCTCAAGTTTGCTTGGGGGCATGGCAGTAGGTATAGCCTACTTTATAACACAACTCATTTTCGTGACTGATCTGGAAATATCTGCTCCGCAATGGCCCATTATTGTGTTTGGTGCAGCATCTGGCTTACTGGGATCAATTGTTGATTCATATTTGGGAGCTACTATGCAATACAGTG GTTTTGATCAGAATATTGGCATGGTTGTCAACCACCAAACAAAAGACTCCAAGCACATATCTGGAAAACCTATATTAGACAACAACACagtaaatcttttttcttctataatCATTGCCTTGGTGCTTCCAGGTGTGGCATGGTTTTTCTGGCCTAGGGGTTGA